Genomic DNA from Bacteroides zhangwenhongii:
CTTGCAGAACATAAAATGGGTAAACAAAAAGTGTATTTTTTTGATACTTATCAATACACTCGTTGGTTCCCGAACTCTTTTCAGTGGGAATTTTGTCCAGGTGATGTAACTTATGTCCCAAAGTATCCTTCAATTGTAAAAAGCCGTCCATTGATGAGCGATAATGAAAATTCTGTTATTCTGAAATTAGACAAGGTACGGCACTTTATTTTTGTCAATGATAAGAAAAAGTTTGCAGAAAAGAAGGATATGATTATTTTCCGTGGAAAAGTGAAGGGAAAGCCTTCCCGAAAGAAATTTATGGAGATGTATTTCGGGAATCCGATGTGTGATTTGGGGGATGTGAGTAAGAATACGCCTGATCCCGTAGCGTGGCAAACTGAGAAAAAAACAATTCGCGAACATTTGAACTACAAATTTATTATGGCACTTGAAGGGAATGATGTTGCTAGTAATTTGAAGTGGGTGATGTCTTCTAATTCTATTGCGATAATGCCTCGACCAACTTGTGAGACTTGGTTCATGGAAGGAATGTTAATTCCTGATTATCATTATATTGAAATCAAACCTGATTTCTCTGATTTAGAAGAGAAAGCTAATTATTATATAAAACATATAGATAAGGCACAGGAAATTATAAATCATGCTCATGAATATGTTGCTCAGTTTAAGGATAGAAATCGAGAGGAATTGATTTCTCTTCTTGTATTGGACAAGTATTTTAGGGTAACAGGACAGATAAAAGATGAAATATGAAAATAGTAGTGAATCCTACATACGAGCATTTGCGCAAGTTTATAGAGAGTGTTCCTGATACTTTTGAGCGGGAAGGGCGAATCATCTACTCCGGCAGGAATCTGATAAAAGTGATGGAAGTCGACGGGATAGAGATAAATGTGAAACGCTATGGAATTCCGGCTTTGGCTAACCGTATCGTCTATTCTTTTTTCCGTACTCCGAAGGGGAAGCGTGCCTTTGAGTATCCCCAGATGCTGCTTCAGAAAGGTGTTGAAACACCGGTTCCAATTGCTTATATTGAAGAACGGAAATGCGGGTTGATAAATTACTCTTACTTTATTAGTATGCAGTCACCCTATCAACGGAATTTCTATGAATTTGGAAATGCAGATGTCGAACGTTGTAAAGATGTCATTATCGCATTTGCACAATATACGGCCAATCTGCATCAGGCGGGTATTATGCATCGTGATTACTCACCGGGCAACATCCTGTTTGATCAGATCGACGGAGAATACCATTTCATGTTGGTCGATATTAATAGAATGACTTTTGGAGAGATCAGTGTCGATATGGGTTGCGCTAATTTTGCCCGGTTGTGGGGACAGAAAGCTTTTTTCGAAATGTTGGCTAAAGAATATGCGAAAGCCCGTCATGCTAATGAAGCCCATTGTGTAGAACGTGTTTTGGCATGTCGGAAGAAATTCTGGACTTATTTTGCGAAGAAACATATAGTAAAATATAAATTGGAACTATAGAATTATGCGTATTGTTCTGTTTTGCGAAAACAAATATGCTATTGATATATTGTATCCCATTTATCAGGAAGCATTGAAGTCGGAAGATAACCAACTGTTGTGGTATATTCATCTTCCGAAGATTCCGGTATTCCCTTTACAGAAAGAAGTTACCTATACGCATTCTATACAGGAAGTTTATGATTTCTCTCCGGAAGCAATATTTGTTCCGGGCAATATTGTTCCATATTATCTGCCAGGAGTAAAGGTGCAGGTTTTTCACGGATATGCTGCAGAGAAGAAAGATCATTGGGTGATCCGCCGGTATTTTGATACCTATTTTACGCAAGGCCCTTTCTTTACTAAGAAGTTTAAAGAACTGGCGGTAAAGTATGGTGATTTTGAAGTGGTGGAGACAGGATGGCCCAAACAGGATTGGATTAAAACCCATTGGCATGATTTTGATCAGGAACGGGAGAAGTTATTGAGAGAGCATGGTAAAAAGCAGATAGTGCTGTATGCGCCGACGTTTTCACCATCTTTAACATCTCTTCCTGCATTAAAAGAAGCTTTGTTGCATTTAGTAAAGATGAGGGACATTGTATTGCTTCTGAAATTTCATCCGTTGACACGGAAGGAATGGATTGATGAATACAAGCAACTAGCGGAACAAGAAGAACATATTGTATGGGTAGATGGTTTTAACGTCACGAAATATCAGTTGATGTCGGATGTGATGATAAGTGACACCTCTTCCACCGTTTATGAATTTCTTCTTTTAGGACGACCGGTCATTACCTATCGTACTATTGCAAAAGATGTTTATTGGACTAATATAACCGATGTCGCTCAGTTGATGGAAGCGTTTGAAAGAGCGCAATATAATGAAGAAGACATCGCCAAACGTCGTTGGATTGTAGATAATTACGATCCTTACTTGGATGGGAAAGTTTGCAGGCGAATGCTGGATGCAGTAGCCGATTATATTCATCGTCACGGAGTACCCGAAAAGCGTAAGCTTAACTTGTGGCGGAAATATACAAGCATAAAGAAATTTGGGAGAATAAAGAAGAGGTGAGAGAATAAATGTTAAATTTTTAATTGAGTGAAATATGAAGTCGTATGTTTTTCCTGGAAATATAGAAGACTCGATCCTCCAAATAGGAGGGAAGCCTTTTCCTTATATGCGCACAGCGCAATTCTCTGAGCTTGTGAAAGACTCGGAGAGAATGTTATTGCATCTGATAAACTGTCCGGAGGGACGTGTGATATTCTATACGGCCTCAGGAACAGGAGCGATGGATGCGGTGGTGACTAATTATGTCTCTCAATGTGAGAAAGCTTTTATTCTGGTAGGCGGATCGTTCGGACACCGTTGGAAGAGTCTTTGTGATTATTATCACTGTCCGAACGAAATATTTGAGGTTCCTTTTGCTCGTGACATAGACTATGCGCAACTGGAAGAACGGGTACGTACTTCTCGTCCTGATGTCTTTTTATGTCAACATCACGAGACCTCTACCGGACAACTTTATGATATGGAGAAGATTTCTGCTATCTGTAAGAAGTATGAGGTATCTTTGGTGGTAGATGCCATCAGTTCTTTCTTATCTGATACATTGGATATGTCTGGCTGGGGCATTGATATCTGTATCACAAGTAGCCAGAAAGGTTTGAACATAGCTCCGGGATTGTCATTCTTGTTTCTTTCTCCCCGAGTGCTTCAGACAGTTTTTTCGCATAAATCTTATTATTTTGATTTTGAAGAGAATCTGAAGAATTTAGAACGCGGTCAAACTCCTTATAGTCCTGCTACTACCTTATTCCTTCAGTTACATGCACGTTTGCAGAGTGATATGAAGATAGGTGTGGACAATATCATTGCATCCGTACGGGCGAAAGCTCTTTATTTCCGTGAACTATGTAAACAGAATAATTGGGAAGTACCGGCTGAAGTACCTTCAAATTGCATAACAGGTTTCTTTGTTCGGAAAAATGGTGATATTCTTTTTAAGGAATTGCTGAAACAGGAGATTTTTATTATGCCTGGAGGAACTCCGAACTATTTCCGTGTGTCCCATCTGGGTGTTCAGACTAATGAAGATCTGGATGATTTGGCAAGGAGAATTAAAGAAATAGAAAACCGATAAATCTATATAGTTATGAAAGAAAAGAAAGTTAGAGTATTTACATCCGGCAGTTTTGACTTGTTCCATATTGGCCAT
This window encodes:
- a CDS encoding glycosyl transferase family 90, yielding MKNKFLYKLCSGKNPKFVYYSVNMLRLLVPTCFFKMRLRSKLLSVSRRKDYEYIKQRVDYYIKLSAGVKLPFSAPRLAEHKMGKQKVYFFDTYQYTRWFPNSFQWEFCPGDVTYVPKYPSIVKSRPLMSDNENSVILKLDKVRHFIFVNDKKKFAEKKDMIIFRGKVKGKPSRKKFMEMYFGNPMCDLGDVSKNTPDPVAWQTEKKTIREHLNYKFIMALEGNDVASNLKWVMSSNSIAIMPRPTCETWFMEGMLIPDYHYIEIKPDFSDLEEKANYYIKHIDKAQEIINHAHEYVAQFKDRNREELISLLVLDKYFRVTGQIKDEI
- a CDS encoding CDP-glycerol glycerophosphotransferase family protein yields the protein MRIVLFCENKYAIDILYPIYQEALKSEDNQLLWYIHLPKIPVFPLQKEVTYTHSIQEVYDFSPEAIFVPGNIVPYYLPGVKVQVFHGYAAEKKDHWVIRRYFDTYFTQGPFFTKKFKELAVKYGDFEVVETGWPKQDWIKTHWHDFDQEREKLLREHGKKQIVLYAPTFSPSLTSLPALKEALLHLVKMRDIVLLLKFHPLTRKEWIDEYKQLAEQEEHIVWVDGFNVTKYQLMSDVMISDTSSTVYEFLLLGRPVITYRTIAKDVYWTNITDVAQLMEAFERAQYNEEDIAKRRWIVDNYDPYLDGKVCRRMLDAVADYIHRHGVPEKRKLNLWRKYTSIKKFGRIKKR
- a CDS encoding lipopolysaccharide kinase InaA family protein; the protein is MKIVVNPTYEHLRKFIESVPDTFEREGRIIYSGRNLIKVMEVDGIEINVKRYGIPALANRIVYSFFRTPKGKRAFEYPQMLLQKGVETPVPIAYIEERKCGLINYSYFISMQSPYQRNFYEFGNADVERCKDVIIAFAQYTANLHQAGIMHRDYSPGNILFDQIDGEYHFMLVDINRMTFGEISVDMGCANFARLWGQKAFFEMLAKEYAKARHANEAHCVERVLACRKKFWTYFAKKHIVKYKLEL
- a CDS encoding pyridoxal-phosphate-dependent aminotransferase family protein; the encoded protein is MKSYVFPGNIEDSILQIGGKPFPYMRTAQFSELVKDSERMLLHLINCPEGRVIFYTASGTGAMDAVVTNYVSQCEKAFILVGGSFGHRWKSLCDYYHCPNEIFEVPFARDIDYAQLEERVRTSRPDVFLCQHHETSTGQLYDMEKISAICKKYEVSLVVDAISSFLSDTLDMSGWGIDICITSSQKGLNIAPGLSFLFLSPRVLQTVFSHKSYYFDFEENLKNLERGQTPYSPATTLFLQLHARLQSDMKIGVDNIIASVRAKALYFRELCKQNNWEVPAEVPSNCITGFFVRKNGDILFKELLKQEIFIMPGGTPNYFRVSHLGVQTNEDLDDLARRIKEIENR